TGTTCTCCGCCGGAGCACTCGGAACGGCCCGGTTGCTGCTCAGGCTTCGTGACGACGGTCGCCTCGAGCGGCTGTCACCGCGCCTGGGCCGGCAGTTGCGCACCAATTCGGAAGCTCTGGTGGGTGCTTCCGCCCGCACGGTCGATGTGGACTATTCGAAAGGGGTGGCGATCACGTCGTCGTTTCAGCCCGACGCGCACACACACATCGAACCTGTCCGCTACGAGAAGGGCAGTAACGCGATGGGGCTGCTGTCGGTGATGATGGTCGATGGTGGCGGCAGAGTGCCGCGTTGGCTGCGTTTCCTCGGGTCGGCCATCTTGCACCCGCTCCGACTGCTTCGTTCGTTGTCCGTTCGTCACTGGTCGGAGCGGACGATCATCCTGCTCGTCATGCAGAGTTTCGACAACAGCCTGCGGCTGCGTCGTGGGCGATTCGGTCGTCTCACGACCGATCAGGAGAGCGGAAAACCGAACCCGACGTTCATTCCGGTTGCGAACGAGGCGGCGCGGATCGCCGCCGACGTAATGGGCGGTGATCCGGGGAGCAGCATCAACGAGGTGCTGTTGGACATCCCGCTGACGGCACACGCCATCGGTGGAGCGTCCATCGGGGCCACTCCGGAGCGCGGCGTCATCGACCCCTACCAGCGGGTGTTCGGCTACGACGGGCTACACATCGTGGACGGCTCCGCGATCACGGCGAATCTGGGTGTCAACCCGTCACTGACGATCGCGGCGATGAGTGAACGGGCGATGTCGTTCTGGCCGAACCGTGGAGAGGAGGATCCCCGGCCCCCCGTCGGGGATCCCTACGAGCGGCTGGAGCCGGTCGCTCCGCGCCATCCGAGTGTTCCGGGCGACGCACCGGCCGCCCTCTTCTATTCCCAGCCCTTCTCGTGACGCTCCAAGGGAATCAACGTCGTCAAGCGTCACGAGAACGGTCAATCGTCGAGTACCACGTCCGAGTAGCGGGCTCGCACGCTTCGTTTGTCGAACTTGCCGGTCCCGGTCTTGGGGAGCTCGTCCACGAAATCGATCCTGTCCGGGACCCACCACTTCGCGACCTTGGTGCGCAGGAACTCGGTGAGTTCCTGCGCGCTCACGTCGGCACCCGGGCGCTTGACGACGACCGCGAGAGGCCGCTCCTGCCAGCGGACGTGCCGCACACCGACGACGGCGGCTTCAGAGACCGCCGGATGCGCCATGAGGGCGCGTTCCAGATCGAGTGACGAGATCCACTCTCCACCGGACTTGATCACGTCCTTGGCGCGATCGGTGATGCGAATATATCCCTCGGGCTCGATCTTGCACACATCGCCCGTCCGCAGCCATCCGTCCTCGAAGGACTCGTCGCTCCTCGGATCTCGAATGTACTCGGCGGCGATCCACGGTCCTCGAATGAGGAGTTCGCCGAACGCCTTGCCGTCGTGGGGGAGCGACGTCCCCTCATCGTCGACGATCTTGGCCTGCAGCCCCGGGACCAGCATCCCGGCGGTCTCCAAGAAGTCGAGTTGGCGTTCGAAGTCCCAGTCCTCCATCCCCGGCTTGAGTTGCGACACCGAGGCGATCGGGTTGGTCTCGGTCATCCCCCAACCCTGCACGATGGTGATCCCCCGGGCCTCATGAAACCACTTGATCATCGCCCTGGGAACGGCGGAACCACCGACGAGGAACCCCCGGATGCTCGAGGTGTCGGCCTCCGGGTGCTCCATCAGGTACTGCTGGATACCGACCCAGACTGTGGGGACACCGGCGGAGAACGTGACCTTCTCGTTTTCGAAGAGCGACACGATGCCCTTGGGAGAGAGATCAGGTCCGGGATAGGTGATCTTGCAGCCACGCATGACTGCCTGGAACGGGTACCCCCACGCCGCCGCATGGAACATCGGAACGACCGGGAGGATGTTGTCGACGGCCGCGATGGGATAGTTGGCGACGTTGGAGATCGTGTGCAGGTAGGTGGACCGCTGTGTGTAGGCGACACCCTTCGGATTCCCGGTCGTGCCCGACGAGTAGCAGTACATCATCGGGGATCGCTCATCGAGGATCGGCCACACACCCCACGGCTCCGCATCCGCGATCAGGTCTTCATACGCGATCGCGTTCGGAAGCGAGGTCTCGCCGACGGAATCGCCCATGATGATGTAGCGCTCGACCGTGTCGAGCTGCTCGGCGAAACGCTCGACGAGCGGGACGAGGTTCGGGTCGACGAAGATCACCCTGTCGCCGCCGTGATTGACGATGAAGGCAAGCTGCTCGGGGAACAGGCGAATATTGAGCGTGTGCGCCACCCGGCCGGTGTTGGCGGTTGCCCAATAGAGCTCGTGGTGGCGCTGATTGTTCCAGGCGAACGTTCCCGCGACATCCCCGACTCCGAGCCCGAGCGTCGTTGAGAGCGCAGTTGCGAGCTTGCGGACCCTCAGGTCCGTTTCGGCGTACGTGTGTCGCCGAATCGACAGGTCGGCCTCCACGGAAACGATCTGCTGTTCGGGGAACACCGCTACCGCCTGGTCGTAGAGCGTTGAGAGAAGGAGTGGAAAATCGTCCATCATGTGCGGCATGGAGCCCTCCTGTGGCGTCGACCTCTCGACGCTAGTACTTCAGCGCGTTGTGTGGTCCGCGAACCGGGCCCCTTCCGGGAGCCGGCCGATCAGCCTCCGACTTGCCCCTTGGCTTCCTCGAGAGCCTTCTCGATATCGGCGCGAAGCTGTGACGGGAGGTTCGGCTCGGCCAGGACCTGTTCGAGCAGGGGGATTGCCGACTCGGGGTCTTCGAGCCCGTAGAGATCGACGATGCCCAGGAACAGTGTGGCTTCCAGGTTGGTGGGGTCCCTCTTCAATGCCTGGTCGATGTACTGCACGGCGGCCTCGTTCTGGCCCGTCACATAGGCGAGCCATCCGACCCGGCCGAGAGTGTGGCTTGCCTCCGCGTCCGTCGGATCCTTGTCCAACACCGCGAGGTACTGATTGAGGGCGTTCGAGAAATCGTTTGCCTCGAAGTACTGGTCGGCCAGTGCGATCCGCATCTCGATGATGTCGGGGTTGGCCGCTACGGCAGCCTCCATCTGTTGAATCTCCGGGTTGCTCGAATTGGTCAAGGGTGCTGCGCCGGAGATCGGTGGTGCCGTTTGTGTCGAGGAGATGACGAGCACCAACACGACGGTGAATGCAGCAACGAGGATTCCCGCGCCGACGAGGATACGCTTGGTGGACCGCCCCTGCTCAGGAGCTTCGACGGGGGTCTCTTCCGTGGCGCTCGGTTCTGTCGGAAGTTCGTTCAGCTGTGCCTCAGCTTCCGCCAGGTCCTGCTCGTAGCGGGCTCGCAATTCCTGGGCGGTCGCCTCGTCGATCTCGCCTACGTCGACCTGATCGGCGAGCTCCTGGATGTCTCTGGCGATGAGATCGCGGCGTTCGGTCAGACGAGCTCTGAGGTTGCCGGTCGAGGAAGTCACGACACTCCCTTCCGCCGGGAACGCATCTTCGACAGGATGAGGGCCACCCCGGC
This DNA window, taken from bacterium BMS3Abin02, encodes the following:
- a CDS encoding tetratricopeptide repeat protein; the encoded protein is MTSSTGNLRARLTERRDLIARDIQELADQVDVGEIDEATAQELRARYEQDLAEAEAQLNELPTEPSATEETPVEAPEQGRSTKRILVGAGILVAAFTVVLVLVISSTQTAPPISGAAPLTNSSNPEIQQMEAAVAANPDIIEMRIALADQYFEANDFSNALNQYLAVLDKDPTDAEASHTLGRVGWLAYVTGQNEAAVQYIDQALKRDPTNLEATLFLGIVDLYGLEDPESAIPLLEQVLAEPNLPSQLRADIEKALEEAKGQVGG
- a CDS encoding long-chain-fatty-acid--CoA ligase, translated to MPHMMDDFPLLLSTLYDQAVAVFPEQQIVSVEADLSIRRHTYAETDLRVRKLATALSTTLGLGVGDVAGTFAWNNQRHHELYWATANTGRVAHTLNIRLFPEQLAFIVNHGGDRVIFVDPNLVPLVERFAEQLDTVERYIIMGDSVGETSLPNAIAYEDLIADAEPWGVWPILDERSPMMYCYSSGTTGNPKGVAYTQRSTYLHTISNVANYPIAAVDNILPVVPMFHAAAWGYPFQAVMRGCKITYPGPDLSPKGIVSLFENEKVTFSAGVPTVWVGIQQYLMEHPEADTSSIRGFLVGGSAVPRAMIKWFHEARGITIVQGWGMTETNPIASVSQLKPGMEDWDFERQLDFLETAGMLVPGLQAKIVDDEGTSLPHDGKAFGELLIRGPWIAAEYIRDPRSDESFEDGWLRTGDVCKIEPEGYIRITDRAKDVIKSGGEWISSLDLERALMAHPAVSEAAVVGVRHVRWQERPLAVVVKRPGADVSAQELTEFLRTKVAKWWVPDRIDFVDELPKTGTGKFDKRSVRARYSDVVLDD
- the choD gene encoding cholesterol oxidase; translated protein: MGPPGRRRCGGVEAVASGPMGFDYDVLVIGSGFGGSVSALRLTEKGYRVGVLEAGRRWDETTLPKSSWNLRRFLWFPRLGMRGIQRITLLKDVMAVSGAGVGGGSLVWANVCYEPHKEAFSDPQWDGITDWKQELAPFYDQARRMLGVQTNPVETPADRVMQEVARKLGVEDTCEPTPVAVYFGESGISVPDPLFGGAGPDRTGCVLCGGCMTGCRHNAKNRLDKTYLYLAERNGAQIHAEHQVVDVVPLDAGGYRVVTERPGAWLRRHRRSFSAEQVVFSAGALGTARLLLRLRDDGRLERLSPRLGRQLRTNSEALVGASARTVDVDYSKGVAITSSFQPDAHTHIEPVRYEKGSNAMGLLSVMMVDGGGRVPRWLRFLGSAILHPLRLLRSLSVRHWSERTIILLVMQSFDNSLRLRRGRFGRLTTDQESGKPNPTFIPVANEAARIAADVMGGDPGSSINEVLLDIPLTAHAIGGASIGATPERGVIDPYQRVFGYDGLHIVDGSAITANLGVNPSLTIAAMSERAMSFWPNRGEEDPRPPVGDPYERLEPVAPRHPSVPGDAPAALFYSQPFS